In Brassica napus cultivar Da-Ae chromosome A3, Da-Ae, whole genome shotgun sequence, the sequence GCCTGGAGAAAGTGGTATGCAGCAACCATCTGTTATTAGTACTTTCTATACTATTGTGATTTTCTTCATTGCTTCATTTTTGGTTTTGCTATGTTATGTCTTGCAGAAGTCGAAGGTCTGAAGAGAAAGTTGACCAGTAAGCTTGGAGGCAATTCGGCTGGAATTGTACCTGACTGGAAGGTACTATTCTGGTTTCCTCTCTGTTCCTTTAACTGACAATGACTAGATTATTAGGTATTGATAGATGCCTTAAAGGAACTAAGTCGATGTGGCATGTGCTTGCTCTTAATGCAAACGAGAAGCAGTTCAAAGTAGGGACCTTTTGGTTATAAATTATAACACTTTGGCAGTCTAGTAATGAGGGTTtcataaaaggaaacaaagatAGGTCTTGGTTCTTTGATAGAGATTGATATGTATATTACATGAAAAAGAAGACTTTGTCGCTAGTCCCCACATGCCTATGTATGTATATCCCTCTGTCCCTGATCCATAGTTCGTCGATGGATTTTTTTCCCTTGAACAGGTAGGAGAATGTGTTGCGACATGGTGGCGTCCAAACTTTGAAACCATGATGTACCCGTATTGCCCTCCTCACATCACGAAACCAaaggtaattaaaaaaaaaactcacaatATAGCTTCATAACATTCCTGTTTGACTCATCTCCTGAGTAGGTTTTGTTtacatctctcttttttttgggaATGGCAGGAATGCAAGAGACTCTACATTGTTCACTTATCTGAGAAAGAGTACTTCGCAGTGCCCAAAAACTTGAAACTCTTGGCCGTCCCTTTGTTTGAACTCTATGACAATGTtcaggtttttgtttttttatatatatttccagATACTTTCAACCGTTAGAAATGGTCTTATCCCAAATTTCTAACGATGTTATTCTTTTCCTGTGACAGAGATATGGACCGGTTATATCGACCATTCCTCAACAGCTATCCAGATTCCATTTCAACATGATTAGTTCGTGATTCTACTCGgtgttcaagaagaagaaacctgtCAGATTAGGCACGATAGAGAGATGTAGCTACCAGTTTTAGAGATCCGAGTTC encodes:
- the LOC106440849 gene encoding pre-mRNA cleavage factor Im 25 kDa subunit 2 encodes the protein MAMSQVVNTYPLSNYSFGTKEPKLEKDTSVADRLARMKVNYMKEGMRTSVEGILLVQEHNHPHILLLQIGNTFCKLPGGRLKPGESEVEGLKRKLTSKLGGNSAGIVPDWKVGECVATWWRPNFETMMYPYCPPHITKPKECKRLYIVHLSEKEYFAVPKNLKLLAVPLFELYDNVQRYGPVISTIPQQLSRFHFNMISS